A window from Citrus sinensis cultivar Valencia sweet orange chromosome 3, DVS_A1.0, whole genome shotgun sequence encodes these proteins:
- the LOC107176221 gene encoding zinc finger BED domain-containing protein RICESLEEPER 1-like isoform X1, producing MEGDPNVGSSSSSAIKKRKKPSPVWNEMIKYPDADGKLKAECKHCKKTFDADSKKGTTHLKNHLDRCPANPKRKSGSDGRDGDDQHQSLSPSIKTKELASLIKEKSVRGVIKHFSSDQERMNWPDCPDLDPRVLNSRKDEILQLYQEEKEKLCQFLNNLSCRFTLQLVCRNRGMDDMDDGCLLVVNYIDDSWERQSKIISWERQSKIISFWHCPRDHIKNFTEAVKQSCMDWKIDMNICSLVLSLEIDTADGLYNEIGKMESWFSQRRSLPFAGCLLSTYYLRDYVGSVLKSEDYVGDGIRSIKECAAYVQNKSTSDKLIQLDGAVRLAISMLDYGPPVWGFGYFQSAVDVKEVFSALEQFDSEFRSINLSKQKWDEVTATYEHLKLLEDVSISISWERRDIPIIVDLPYVHKILKDRCNHTIEDCLLCQKVMKGAIDLFFSKNYSVRVIAVILDPRLKMDGLQLRYKEIYGSDADRYLEKVNKDFRDVYDAYAATASSNSKSYEMLDAMGRPSSPKSELDLYMKELKVPAVKKFDKLAWWRGNAPFYPTLARMARDYLALEITTADAAAKHALFALIHDVDCIYQFPGIPEIITPLLLLKGFLSSPEN from the exons ATGGAG GGAGATCCGAATGTAGGaagctcatcatcatcagctattaagaaaaggaaaaagcctTCACCGGTTTGGAATGAGATGATAAAGTACCCAGACGCAGATGGAAAACTGAAGGCCGAATGCAAACATTGTAAGAAGACGTTTGACGCTGACAGCAAGAAAGGAACCACACATCTCAAGAATCATTTAGATAGATGCCCTGCTAACCCTAAGAGAAAAAGTGGATCTGATGGTCGTGATGGGGATGATCAACATCAATCACTATCCCcatcaatcaaaacaaaagagtTAGCCAGtcttattaaagaaaaatctgttCGTGGTGTGATCAAACACTTCTCTAGTGATCAGGAACGGATGAATTGGCCGGATTGTCCGGATTTGGATCCACGGGTGTTAAACTCGAGAAAGGATGAAATACTCCAACTCTACcaagaagagaaggaaaaacTTTGCCAATTTCTTAATAACCTCTCTTGTCGTTTCACTTTACAACTTGTTTGCCGCAACAGAGGTATGGATGATATGGATGATGGATGTCTCTTGGTAGTAAACTATATTGATGATAGTTGGGAACGGCAGAGCAAGATTATTAGTTGGGAACGGCAGAGCAAGATTATTAGTTTTTGGCACTGTCCTCGTGATCATATCAAGAATTTCACAGAAGCTGTGAAACAATCATGTATGGATTGGAAGATCGACATGAATATATGCTCTCTAGTTCTTTCTCTTGAAATTGATACAGCAGACGGTCTGTATAACGAAATTGGAAAGATGGAAAGTTGGTTTAGTCAACGACGTTCACTTCCTTTTGCCGGGTGCCTACTTAGTACGTATTATTTAAGGGATTATGTTGGTAGCGTATTGAAATCCGAAGATTACGTGGGGGATGGGATACGGTCCATAAAGGAGTGTGCTGCTTATGTGCAAAACAAGTCAACATCAGATAAACTAATTCAGTTGGACGGTGCCGTAAGATTAGCGATTTCCATGCTCGATTATGGTCCTCCTGTCTGGGGTTTCGGGTATTTTCAGTCTGCAGTGGACGTGAAAGAAGTATTTTCAGCGCTGGAGCAATTCGATTCCGAGTTTAGGTCaattaatttaagtaaacAAAAATGGGATGAGGTAACTGCCACGTACGAGCATTTGAAACTCTTGGAGGATGTTAGTATCAGCATCTCGTGGGAGAGACGTGATATTCCAATAATTGTAGATCTTCCGTACGTGCATAAGATATTAAAGGATCGATGCAACCACACAATTGAAGATTGTCTTTTATGCCAAAAAGTGATGAAGGGAGCTATTGATCTATTTTTTAGCAAAAATTATTCGGTTAGAGTTATTGCAGTAATTCTTGACCCACGGCTCAAAATGGATGGTCTGCAACTTCGTTACAAAGAGATTTATGGCAGTGATGCTGATAGATACCTTGAGAAAGTGAATAAAGATTTTAGAGACGTTTATGATGCATATGCAGCAACCGCCTCCAGCAATTCAAAGTCATATGAAATGCTAGACGCCATGGGGAGGCCTTCATCACCAAAATCAGAACTTGATCTGTATATGAAAGAGCTTAAAGTACCAGCAGtcaaaaagtttgacaaaCTAGCTTGGTGGCGTGGCAATGCTCCATTCTATCCGACCCTCGCAAGAATGGCTCGTGATTACTTAGCATTAGAAATAACTACTGCTGATGCCGCTGCCAAGCATGCCTTGTTTGCCCTGATCCATGACGTAGACTGTATTTATCAATTTCCTGGAATACCCGAGATAATAACGCCTTTGCTATTGTTAAAAGGATTTTTGAGTAGCCCTGAAAATTAG